From a region of the Pseudanabaena sp. ABRG5-3 genome:
- a CDS encoding helix-turn-helix domain-containing protein, whose translation MEEWLHVVIASIMPKGDNQSNYLTGNQTHFLEGFVMQQQHLKQQPTTFGALLKQWRDRRSFSQLELALNSQVSQRHISFLESGRAKPSQEMILQLATVLEIPFRDQNLMLSAAGFAPIHTETDLSDPEMASVCKAINFMLSQQEPYPAIVIDRYWNLLLANQGANRFLNIFIDPEKLQNLFCINGKINLMRFTFDPQGLRPFIVNWEELAGHLLQRVYREANSSIESEQSALLFDELMRYPDAAELWKTSTKSPQNDLILTTHFKRNELDLRFFSTIATLGTPYDITLQEIRVECLFPADDETEHNWSLV comes from the coding sequence ATGGAAGAATGGCTTCACGTGGTGATTGCCAGTATCATGCCAAAGGGAGATAATCAAAGCAATTACCTCACAGGTAATCAAACTCATTTTCTTGAGGGTTTTGTCATGCAGCAACAGCATCTTAAGCAACAGCCAACAACCTTTGGCGCACTCCTAAAACAATGGCGTGATCGCCGTAGCTTCAGTCAGCTTGAACTAGCTCTAAACAGTCAAGTCTCCCAACGTCACATCAGTTTTCTAGAATCGGGACGTGCAAAACCTAGTCAGGAGATGATTTTGCAATTAGCAACCGTTTTAGAAATTCCTTTTAGAGACCAGAATTTAATGCTGAGTGCGGCGGGATTTGCCCCTATTCATACCGAAACCGATCTGTCAGATCCTGAAATGGCATCGGTTTGTAAGGCGATCAACTTTATGCTGAGCCAGCAAGAACCCTATCCAGCGATCGTCATCGATCGCTACTGGAATTTACTCTTAGCAAATCAAGGGGCTAACCGCTTCCTGAACATATTCATCGATCCTGAGAAGTTGCAAAATTTATTTTGCATTAATGGGAAAATCAATTTGATGCGATTTACATTCGATCCACAAGGGCTACGTCCATTTATAGTGAATTGGGAGGAGTTGGCTGGACATTTACTGCAACGAGTATATCGTGAGGCGAATTCATCAATTGAGAGTGAACAATCGGCTCTGTTGTTTGATGAGCTAATGCGTTATCCTGATGCTGCCGAACTTTGGAAAACTTCAACTAAATCGCCACAAAACGACTTGATTTTGACAACTCACTTCAAGCGAAATGAGTTGGATCTGCGCTTTTTCTCAACGATCGCAACGCTCGGCACTCCCTATGACATCACGCTTCAGGAGATCAGGGTTGAGTGTCTATTCCCCGCCGATGATGAGACTGAACACAACTGGAGTCTTGTCTAA
- a CDS encoding endonuclease MutS2 — MQAETLELLEWNRLCQHLSTFTTTKLGAIAAVHLPIPDRYDQTLELLTQTKEAYSLEERNAGVSLDGIQNITEAVLRAEKQGILSAGELWAIATTLAGARNLRRQLDNADYCPNLQILASELRTYPDVEQEIYRCIDEGGNVLDRASVRLGEIRDELTSVRDQILTKLQNIMQRNASSLQEQIITQRNDRYVLSVKSPQRDRIPGVIHDTSSTGMTLFVEPNSVVQSNNRLRQLLKMEQAQIEIILENLSAKVTVIAEDLQKLLIIVTKIDLAVARARYAYWLGANPPHFADHEAIVLRQLRHPLLVWQQRNEEGREVVPVDVLVSPQISVVVITGPNTGGKTATLKTFGLAALMAKAGMYIPAKEPVELPWFDLVLADIGDEQSLQQNLSTFSGHIRRIGRILDAISPQSLVLLDEVGAGTDPSEGSAIATALLEYLGEHTRLSIATTHFGELKALKYQNPKFENASVEFDDASLAPTYHLLWGIPGRSNALAIAGRLGLPQDILEAAQVRVGIGSAEMNEVIAELEAQRREQTQKTQSAAQLLAETERLHREILERAEKMRSQEKELRERQEKEVTAAIAQAQKEVGRVIRKLQKGEQLGEQVAADVQRTEQRIEELTKRHMPVIHEEKIEVKVKVGDRVRIPKFGKIAQVLTAPNSSGEFSVRLGTMKLSINLTDIELI; from the coding sequence ATGCAGGCTGAGACGTTAGAACTGTTGGAGTGGAATCGGCTATGTCAGCATTTATCAACATTTACAACGACGAAGCTGGGGGCGATCGCGGCGGTACATTTGCCGATACCCGATCGCTATGATCAGACATTAGAATTACTTACCCAAACTAAAGAGGCATATTCCCTTGAAGAAAGAAATGCAGGGGTATCTTTAGATGGGATTCAGAATATTACTGAGGCAGTATTGCGAGCGGAGAAACAGGGGATTTTGTCCGCAGGTGAGCTATGGGCGATCGCCACAACTTTGGCAGGGGCAAGAAATCTACGCCGTCAGTTAGATAATGCCGATTACTGTCCGAATTTACAGATTTTAGCCAGCGAGTTGCGGACTTATCCTGATGTTGAGCAGGAAATTTATCGCTGTATTGATGAAGGGGGCAATGTTTTAGATCGGGCTTCGGTACGCTTGGGGGAAATCCGCGATGAGTTAACCTCGGTGCGCGATCAAATTTTGACCAAGCTGCAAAATATCATGCAGCGCAATGCTAGCTCTTTGCAGGAGCAGATCATTACTCAACGCAACGATCGCTATGTTTTATCGGTTAAATCACCTCAACGCGATCGCATTCCGGGGGTGATTCACGATACTTCTAGTACAGGCATGACATTATTTGTTGAGCCTAATTCCGTCGTGCAGTCTAATAATCGCCTGCGGCAACTCCTGAAAATGGAGCAAGCGCAAATCGAAATTATTTTGGAGAATCTGAGTGCCAAGGTGACGGTGATCGCTGAGGATCTGCAGAAACTACTGATCATCGTCACCAAGATTGATTTGGCAGTAGCAAGGGCAAGGTATGCCTATTGGTTAGGTGCAAATCCACCCCACTTTGCCGACCATGAAGCGATCGTGCTCCGTCAGTTACGACATCCTCTATTAGTTTGGCAACAACGCAACGAAGAAGGACGCGAAGTTGTACCTGTCGATGTGTTGGTGTCCCCGCAAATTTCCGTAGTCGTGATTACGGGACCAAATACAGGGGGGAAAACGGCGACTCTAAAAACCTTTGGCTTAGCCGCATTAATGGCAAAGGCGGGAATGTATATTCCTGCCAAGGAGCCTGTGGAACTGCCTTGGTTTGATCTTGTCCTTGCGGATATTGGTGATGAGCAATCACTCCAACAGAATCTCTCGACTTTTTCGGGACATATTCGCCGCATTGGTCGCATTCTTGATGCTATTTCTCCCCAATCACTAGTGCTACTCGATGAAGTTGGTGCAGGAACTGACCCCTCCGAAGGCAGTGCGATCGCTACAGCACTATTGGAATATCTGGGAGAACATACGCGCCTCAGTATTGCGACAACTCACTTTGGCGAACTCAAAGCCCTGAAATATCAAAATCCCAAATTTGAGAATGCTTCTGTGGAATTTGATGATGCCTCCCTTGCACCGACCTATCATTTGCTATGGGGTATTCCCGGACGCTCGAATGCTCTGGCGATCGCAGGGCGATTAGGTTTACCACAGGATATTCTCGAAGCGGCTCAAGTGCGTGTAGGAATTGGTTCAGCAGAAATGAATGAGGTGATCGCTGAACTCGAAGCCCAGCGTCGCGAACAAACTCAAAAAACGCAGTCCGCCGCCCAATTACTCGCAGAAACGGAACGTTTGCATCGAGAGATTTTGGAACGTGCCGAAAAAATGCGATCGCAGGAAAAAGAATTGCGCGAACGTCAAGAAAAGGAAGTAACGGCGGCGATCGCTCAAGCCCAGAAAGAAGTGGGGCGCGTGATCCGTAAATTACAAAAAGGTGAGCAACTAGGCGAACAAGTGGCGGCGGATGTCCAACGCACTGAACAAAGAATTGAGGAACTAACAAAGCGTCATATGCCCGTGATCCATGAAGAGAAAATTGAAGTCAAGGTCAAAGTCGGCGATCGCGTTCGGATTCCCAAATTTGGCAAAATCGCTCAGGTACTCACTGCCCCCAATAGCTCTGGTGAATTTTCGGTGCGGTTAGGTACAATGAAATTATCGATAAATTTAACAGATATCGAGCTAATTTAA
- a CDS encoding DUF433 domain-containing protein — translation MNWETYIHSDPDILVGKPVIKGTRLSVEFILGLLSAGWTEQQIFENYPTLNQNSLRAVFAFTNGAK, via the coding sequence ATGAACTGGGAAACCTATATCCACTCCGATCCCGATATATTAGTCGGCAAGCCAGTCATCAAAGGCACAAGGCTTTCCGTCGAATTTATTTTGGGCTTATTGTCCGCAGGTTGGACAGAACAACAAATATTTGAGAACTATCCCACCCTAAACCAAAATTCACTCAGAGCCGTATTTGCTTTTACTAATGGAGCGAAATAA
- a CDS encoding RNA recognition motif domain-containing protein translates to MSIRLYVGNLPAELDRQALEKIFNESGDSVSLKVITDRKTGKCRGFGFVTVGSDEVADTVIEKFNGYDFNGAVLKLEKALPRTKGKGEDGSDEEGTDDSVKSEGESSASNVASPVKAAAKRKKRSNNKKTTGTSSSSSSSGSTEAHQPDPRWASDLERLKQQLLEAQGAAK, encoded by the coding sequence ATGTCCATCCGCCTTTATGTTGGCAACCTGCCAGCAGAATTAGATCGCCAAGCTCTAGAAAAAATTTTCAATGAATCAGGTGATTCAGTATCTTTGAAAGTTATAACTGATCGCAAAACTGGCAAATGCCGTGGTTTTGGGTTTGTGACAGTCGGGTCTGATGAAGTTGCCGATACAGTCATTGAAAAATTTAATGGTTACGACTTCAACGGTGCTGTGTTAAAACTGGAAAAAGCTCTTCCTCGCACTAAAGGTAAGGGAGAAGACGGTTCTGACGAGGAAGGAACTGATGACTCTGTAAAGTCAGAGGGTGAATCTTCGGCTAGTAATGTTGCTTCACCAGTTAAGGCTGCCGCTAAACGCAAAAAACGTAGTAACAACAAGAAAACTACTGGAACTTCATCTTCTAGCTCCTCTAGTGGTTCGACCGAAGCACATCAACCTGACCCACGCTGGGCTTCAGATCTTGAGCGCCTCAAGCAACAGCTTCTAGAAGCACAAGGCGCAGCTAAATAA
- a CDS encoding DUF6883 domain-containing protein, with protein MKIPDDAVIPDGKITHYLLVLKAKDDKSQYLAQAGFTQDNPDLLKAAIRELANSVEAIPDIQNEYGLFFLVIGEITGLDNRQLAVTTVWLQRAIDQKFQFITLKPYKERKS; from the coding sequence GTGAAAATTCCTGATGATGCAGTTATCCCTGATGGCAAAATTACTCATTACCTGCTGGTACTAAAAGCAAAAGATGACAAATCACAATACTTAGCTCAAGCAGGATTTACTCAAGACAATCCAGACTTACTAAAGGCAGCAATTAGAGAATTAGCTAATTCTGTTGAAGCAATCCCAGATATACAGAATGAATATGGGCTATTTTTTCTAGTTATTGGCGAAATCACTGGACTGGACAATCGCCAACTGGCTGTAACTACAGTTTGGCTGCAAAGAGCGATCGATCAGAAGTTTCAATTTATTACCCTGAAACCATACAAGGAGAGAAAATCATGA
- a CDS encoding nucleotidyltransferase domain-containing protein, producing MNQSKLAPKLNSLLTEFREELQHLYGSKFLQIVLYGSQARNQATTDSDIDVAVILKSPIFPPTEIFHMGAIKSRLSLQYDELLSVIPISEEDFRNKSTPLLNNIRREGIAL from the coding sequence ATGAATCAGTCAAAATTAGCGCCAAAGTTAAATAGCCTACTAACAGAATTTCGAGAAGAACTGCAACACCTGTATGGCAGTAAATTCTTGCAAATCGTTTTATATGGCTCACAGGCGCGAAATCAAGCCACAACTGACTCAGACATTGATGTTGCAGTCATCCTCAAATCTCCCATCTTCCCTCCCACAGAGATTTTTCACATGGGCGCAATCAAATCTAGACTCAGCCTTCAATACGACGAACTCCTATCCGTAATTCCTATCTCAGAAGAAGACTTCAGGAACAAATCCACCCCCCTCTTAAACAACATCCGTAGAGAAGGAATCGCTTTATGA
- a CDS encoding DUF433 domain-containing protein has translation MAWKDRITTDPSVCHGKACIKGTRIMVSVILDNLAARVSQAEILQSYPTLTSDDIFAAISYAAELAREQIVLLPLPASA, from the coding sequence ATGGCGTGGAAAGATCGAATTACAACAGATCCATCAGTCTGTCATGGTAAAGCCTGTATCAAAGGAACGAGAATCATGGTGTCAGTCATTCTCGACAATCTCGCCGCCAGAGTCAGCCAAGCAGAAATCTTGCAGAGTTACCCTACCTTGACCTCCGATGATATTTTTGCTGCCATCAGCTATGCCGCCGAACTAGCCCGTGAGCAAATCGTCTTACTTCCATTACCAGCAAGTGCATGA
- a CDS encoding DUF4926 domain-containing protein, with protein sequence MNLELYQQVYLNHDLPEYQLKKGDIATLIDFVPHPHNQEEGCILEVFNALGESIHVVAIPKSWVIPLQSNQIFSVRTLALAS encoded by the coding sequence ATGAATCTCGAACTATATCAACAAGTTTATCTAAACCACGATCTGCCAGAATATCAACTAAAAAAAGGCGATATCGCCACACTAATCGACTTTGTACCGCATCCTCACAATCAAGAAGAAGGTTGTATTTTGGAAGTATTCAACGCATTGGGTGAGTCCATTCATGTTGTGGCTATTCCTAAGTCTTGGGTTATTCCATTACAATCTAACCAAATCTTTAGCGTGCGTACTCTTGCCCTAGCAAGTTAG
- a CDS encoding response regulator transcription factor, with the protein MRILLVEDDANLADTLAEVLTGQHCVVDIARDGEEGWEKSQADDYNLILLDVMLPKLDGINLCRRLRAHGNNVPILMVTALDMSSDKVQGLDAGADDYLVKPIDPPELMARIRALSRRAQIAEPTVLRWGELQLDPGMHEVSYTGQSVHLTPKEYNILELLLHHGRQVLKRITIVEHVWSLTDPPREDTINATIKSLRNKLKGAGAPHNLIETIHGVGYRLSQLS; encoded by the coding sequence ATGAGAATTCTCCTTGTAGAAGATGATGCTAATTTAGCTGACACTTTAGCCGAAGTGTTAACAGGTCAGCATTGTGTTGTGGATATTGCTAGAGATGGGGAAGAAGGCTGGGAGAAATCTCAAGCTGATGATTACAACCTCATCTTGCTAGATGTCATGTTGCCAAAACTAGATGGCATTAACCTATGTCGTCGTTTACGGGCTCATGGCAATAATGTGCCGATTTTGATGGTCACAGCTCTTGATATGAGTTCTGACAAAGTTCAGGGTCTGGATGCTGGTGCTGACGACTATCTCGTTAAGCCCATTGATCCACCTGAGTTGATGGCTCGTATCCGGGCCTTGTCGCGCCGCGCTCAGATTGCAGAACCCACTGTTTTGCGTTGGGGGGAACTACAACTCGATCCTGGTATGCACGAGGTTTCCTACACAGGACAATCTGTGCATTTGACTCCCAAGGAGTACAACATCCTTGAGTTGTTGCTCCACCACGGTCGTCAGGTATTGAAGCGGATTACCATTGTCGAGCATGTTTGGTCGCTAACTGATCCACCTAGAGAAGATACGATCAACGCTACGATTAAGAGTCTGCGGAATAAGTTGAAGGGTGCAGGTGCGCCTCACAACTTGATCGAGACAATTCATGGTGTTGGCTATCGCTTAAGTCAACTTTCATAA
- the hemL gene encoding glutamate-1-semialdehyde 2,1-aminomutase — MTANLSTFKTTASQEIFAKAKELMPGGVSSPVRAFKSVGGEPIVFDRVNGAYAWDIDGNKYIDYVGSWGPAIVGHSHPEVIEALHKALEKGTSFGAPCVLENTLAEMVIEAVPSVEMVRFVNSGTEACMSVLRLMRAFTGRDKIIKFEGCYHGHADMFLVKAGSGVATLGLPDSPGVPKSTTANTLTAPYNDLEAVKQLFAENPDQISGVIIEPVVGNAGCIVPKDGFLQGLKDLCHANGALLVFDEVMTGFRLSYGGAQARFGITPDLTTMGKVIGGGLPVGAYGGRKEIMSLVAPAGPMYQAGTLSGNPLAMTAGIKTMEILKRAGSYEYLEQITKKLADGMLAIAHETGHAATGNIVGAMFCMFFTNQKVYSYEDAKTSDTAKFAKFHRAMLEHGVYLAPSQFEAGFTSLAHTDADIEATLAAARAVLSQIPA; from the coding sequence ATGACTGCGAATTTATCTACTTTTAAAACAACGGCATCTCAAGAAATTTTTGCCAAAGCTAAAGAACTAATGCCTGGTGGTGTGAGTTCCCCCGTCCGAGCCTTTAAATCCGTTGGTGGTGAACCCATCGTCTTCGATCGCGTCAATGGTGCATACGCATGGGACATCGACGGCAATAAGTATATTGACTACGTTGGCTCATGGGGCCCTGCGATCGTTGGACATTCACACCCCGAAGTCATTGAAGCCCTACATAAAGCATTAGAAAAAGGCACAAGCTTTGGTGCGCCCTGCGTCCTCGAAAATACCCTCGCCGAAATGGTAATCGAAGCTGTACCTAGTGTGGAAATGGTACGCTTTGTCAACTCTGGTACTGAAGCCTGTATGTCCGTATTGCGCTTGATGAGAGCCTTTACAGGGCGTGACAAAATCATCAAGTTTGAAGGCTGCTATCACGGTCACGCTGATATGTTCCTCGTTAAGGCAGGTTCAGGTGTCGCGACCCTCGGCTTACCCGATTCCCCCGGTGTACCCAAGTCTACAACTGCGAATACTCTCACGGCTCCTTATAACGACCTCGAAGCCGTCAAGCAGTTATTTGCCGAAAATCCCGATCAAATTTCTGGTGTGATCATCGAGCCAGTAGTCGGTAATGCGGGATGTATCGTCCCTAAGGATGGTTTCTTACAAGGCTTAAAGGATCTCTGTCATGCCAATGGGGCATTGTTAGTATTTGATGAAGTAATGACAGGTTTCCGTCTGTCCTATGGCGGTGCACAGGCTCGTTTTGGCATTACGCCCGACTTGACCACAATGGGCAAAGTCATTGGCGGCGGCTTACCTGTAGGCGCATATGGTGGTCGCAAAGAGATTATGTCCCTAGTTGCTCCTGCGGGTCCCATGTATCAGGCAGGTACATTATCGGGAAATCCCTTGGCGATGACCGCAGGTATCAAGACTATGGAAATCCTCAAGCGTGCTGGCTCCTACGAATACCTTGAGCAGATCACGAAAAAGCTTGCCGATGGCATGTTAGCGATCGCCCATGAAACTGGACATGCTGCTACGGGTAACATTGTTGGTGCGATGTTCTGTATGTTCTTTACCAATCAAAAGGTATATAGCTACGAAGATGCCAAAACTAGCGATACTGCCAAGTTTGCTAAATTCCATCGCGCCATGTTAGAGCATGGTGTTTACCTCGCTCCATCACAGTTTGAGGCTGGTTTTACATCCCTTGCCCATACTGATGCTGATATTGAGGCAACCCTAGCCGCAGCTCGTGCTGTATTATCACAAATCCCTGCCTAG
- a CDS encoding SpoIIE family protein phosphatase, with translation MPQILIIDDDPTIRLTLQKFLKSQGYEVALAKDGEEGLAKAKELHPSLIICDWMMPIMDGLEVCHRIKSNIELASIYLILLTARDQEGDLVRGLEMGADDFLSKPPRINELRARVRAGLRLYQATQELQRQKQVIEQELFQASQYVRSLLPEPIEGDISIQSSFLPSTQLGGDSFDYFWLDSDHLAFYLLDVSGHGVGSALLSVSVLNLMRTRSLRHSRTAQNTTNFYSPSEVLCDLNNTFQMSVHNDMYFTIWYGVYDKQTHQLVYSSAGHPPSVLISNEEIPKIKLLKTSGLPIGMMPDISYQEQACDIDTNSRLYLFSDGVYEVPQEDETIWGFNALIDTFIRIPSDRLSRIEYILSCVKEAANNRPFEDDLSLLEVEFHI, from the coding sequence ATGCCTCAAATTCTCATCATTGATGACGATCCCACGATTAGACTAACTCTTCAGAAATTTCTGAAGAGTCAGGGCTATGAAGTAGCTCTTGCCAAGGATGGTGAGGAGGGTTTGGCTAAGGCAAAAGAACTCCATCCTTCTTTAATTATTTGTGATTGGATGATGCCAATTATGGATGGCTTAGAGGTATGCCATCGGATCAAGAGCAATATCGAACTGGCAAGTATTTATCTGATTTTGTTAACGGCTCGTGATCAAGAAGGGGACTTGGTTCGAGGCTTGGAGATGGGGGCAGATGACTTTTTAAGTAAGCCGCCACGGATTAATGAGTTACGGGCAAGGGTAAGGGCAGGCTTACGCCTGTACCAAGCAACTCAAGAACTGCAAAGACAAAAACAAGTTATCGAACAAGAATTATTTCAAGCTTCACAATATGTGCGATCGCTTTTACCTGAGCCAATTGAAGGTGACATCTCAATTCAATCTAGTTTTTTACCGTCAACGCAGCTTGGGGGTGATAGTTTCGATTATTTCTGGTTAGATAGCGATCACCTAGCATTTTATTTACTAGATGTCTCAGGACATGGCGTTGGCTCGGCTTTACTATCGGTTTCTGTCTTAAACCTAATGCGTACTCGTAGTTTAAGGCATAGCCGCACAGCTCAAAATACTACGAATTTCTATAGTCCTAGCGAAGTGTTATGTGACCTCAATAATACCTTCCAGATGTCTGTGCATAACGATATGTATTTCACTATTTGGTATGGTGTCTACGATAAGCAAACCCACCAACTGGTGTATTCCAGTGCTGGTCATCCACCATCGGTGCTAATTTCTAATGAAGAAATACCAAAAATTAAACTTTTAAAAACCTCTGGCTTACCGATTGGAATGATGCCTGATATCAGTTATCAAGAACAGGCTTGTGATATTGATACTAACAGCAGATTATATTTATTTAGTGATGGTGTTTATGAAGTTCCACAGGAAGATGAAACCATCTGGGGCTTTAATGCTTTAATTGACACTTTTATTAGAATTCCTAGCGATCGCCTATCTAGAATTGAATACATATTATCCTGCGTTAAAGAAGCCGCTAATAATCGTCCCTTTGAAGATGATTTATCCCTATTAGAAGTTGAGTTTCATATCTAA
- a CDS encoding nitrate reductase associated protein encodes MLQFFQFEAEFVDSLRCIPMQVRYKLDTCGIKLKLQHWLSFSTGDRQKLIDLPCNTQAEIQNYRDNLRSLVCQYFQIYPSDLPIEENPAWSQSEFIPSSVLHHAEELKVAIALSQWQKLTPLQRFALIKLSTSDHENSNFLPALKEFDLV; translated from the coding sequence ATGCTCCAATTTTTTCAGTTTGAAGCCGAATTTGTAGACTCCTTGCGATGTATCCCGATGCAAGTACGCTATAAACTCGATACCTGTGGCATCAAACTAAAACTTCAGCATTGGCTCAGTTTTTCAACAGGTGATCGCCAAAAACTAATTGATCTTCCCTGCAACACCCAAGCAGAAATTCAAAACTATCGTGACAATTTGCGATCACTAGTTTGTCAATATTTCCAGATATATCCTAGCGATTTACCTATTGAAGAAAATCCTGCATGGTCGCAAAGTGAATTTATTCCGAGTAGCGTTTTGCACCACGCAGAGGAATTAAAAGTAGCGATCGCCCTATCGCAATGGCAAAAACTCACGCCCCTACAAAGATTTGCCCTGATTAAGCTCAGCACCTCCGATCACGAAAACAGTAATTTTTTACCTGCATTAAAAGAATTTGACTTAGTTTGA
- the psbP gene encoding photosystem II reaction center PsbP produces the protein MLKRAVSTLLVVFTLLLTSCASTPTSGLVPFADSKDGYRFLYPNGWTETKGNSAIDILFHDIIEPSENVSVAISKLETVKSLEDIGDPEAIGLRLQQRVVAPEGSGRQAQLINAEQRASGDRNYYTFEYAVKRLQGEPRHDLVTVSTNRGNLYTLSISSSERRWDKVKDLFSRVAKSFAIDE, from the coding sequence ATGCTCAAACGTGCTGTCTCTACTTTGCTTGTGGTGTTTACCCTGTTGCTGACCAGTTGTGCTAGTACGCCTACAAGTGGCTTAGTCCCATTTGCAGATAGTAAAGACGGCTACCGCTTTTTATATCCCAACGGTTGGACAGAAACTAAAGGCAACTCAGCGATCGATATTTTGTTCCATGACATTATCGAGCCTTCAGAAAATGTATCCGTAGCAATTAGTAAACTAGAAACAGTGAAATCTCTAGAAGATATTGGAGATCCTGAAGCAATTGGTTTGCGTTTACAGCAGAGAGTCGTTGCGCCAGAGGGGTCAGGTCGGCAAGCTCAGTTAATTAATGCTGAGCAAAGAGCATCAGGCGATCGCAACTACTACACTTTTGAGTATGCAGTTAAGCGCTTGCAAGGCGAACCACGCCATGACCTAGTTACGGTATCGACTAATCGCGGCAATCTTTATACCTTAAGTATTTCTAGTTCAGAAAGACGTTGGGACAAGGTTAAGGATCTATTTTCCAGAGTTGCCAAGTCCTTTGCTATTGATGAATAG